The following are from one region of the Longimicrobiaceae bacterium genome:
- a CDS encoding ferritin-like domain-containing protein, with product MPNMTEPKDLLVHELGDLLYAERRFLTATKGLVREANDPQLKQRLEKHVQETETQIERLNQAFSSIGEKAKAEKCEAAIGLREEHDSFKSEEKPSKELLEAFDLGSGLRVEHYEIAAYRSAIAVANALGEQECAEILRESLREEEEMADFLEQAAPAALEKLLVAKV from the coding sequence ATGCCGAACATGACCGAGCCCAAGGACCTTCTCGTACACGAGCTGGGAGATCTGCTGTACGCCGAGCGTCGCTTTCTGACCGCGACCAAGGGCCTCGTTCGCGAGGCGAATGATCCCCAGCTCAAGCAGCGGCTGGAGAAGCACGTGCAAGAGACTGAAACCCAGATCGAGCGGCTCAACCAGGCCTTCTCCTCGATCGGCGAGAAGGCCAAGGCCGAAAAGTGCGAAGCAGCCATCGGCCTGCGGGAGGAGCACGACTCCTTCAAGTCGGAAGAGAAGCCCTCGAAGGAGCTACTCGAAGCGTTCGACCTGGGATCGGGCCTCCGCGTCGAGCACTACGAGATCGCCGCGTATCGCTCGGCCATTGCGGTCGCGAACGCGCTCGGTGAGCAGGAGTGCGCCGAGATCCTGCGCGAGAGCCTGCGCGAGGAAGAGGAGATGGCCGACTTCCTCGAGCAGGCCGCCCCCGCCGCGTTGGAGAAGCTGCTGGTTGCTAAGGTATAG
- a CDS encoding CBS domain-containing protein, which translates to MKIRDLLRVKGSLVVTITPDVPIQEAMRVLVNNGIGALVVVDGRLRGIITERDLLRWGAEDIQRLATSRVRDLMTVELITASPDAEIEEVMDIMTEKRIRHLPIVDQGALCGIISIGDVVNALRQSVEVENRYLHAYIEGTPL; encoded by the coding sequence ATGAAGATCCGCGACCTGCTGCGCGTGAAAGGATCTCTCGTCGTCACGATCACCCCCGACGTCCCCATTCAGGAGGCGATGCGGGTCCTGGTCAACAACGGGATCGGCGCCCTGGTCGTGGTAGACGGGCGGCTGCGGGGGATCATCACCGAGCGCGATCTGCTACGCTGGGGAGCAGAGGACATCCAACGCCTGGCGACCTCGAGAGTACGGGACCTGATGACGGTGGAGCTCATCACCGCGTCGCCGGACGCGGAGATCGAGGAGGTGATGGACATCATGACCGAGAAGCGGATCCGCCACCTCCCGATCGTCGATCAGGGAGCGCTATGCGGCATCATCTCCATCGGCGACGTGGTGAACGCGTTGCGTCAGAGCGTGGAGGTGGAAAACCGCTACCTTCACGCCTATATCGAAGGCACGCCTTTGTGA
- a CDS encoding carboxypeptidase-like regulatory domain-containing protein: protein MFSAFPFAPASRIPERAMRAAPTLLTPIAALLCAAASAEAQYLHGRVMDMVTGEGIASATVLVLNPDRTVRGSVLTNEEGWFALRTSPGRFVLRVERAGYATTASRELPLTGSDTLDFAVRMPLRPTTLEAVTVTTRGPPLDPSGFFTRRDAIAGTFLGPYEVERRHPNTPADLLTDIPGFQIIPGMGGSRVLMTGRNRYCEPTVYVDGRLAYRGTQTSRLHERSDEDGVFLESLVNANAIRAVEAYQSGATAPAQFRPVGPIGGGDCGVLVFWTRLGLGLGW from the coding sequence ATGTTCTCCGCCTTCCCGTTCGCTCCCGCTTCCCGCATTCCCGAGCGAGCTATGCGCGCGGCACCCACCCTTCTGACGCCCATCGCGGCCCTCCTCTGCGCAGCAGCCTCCGCCGAAGCACAGTACCTGCACGGTAGAGTGATGGACATGGTGACGGGAGAGGGCATCGCCTCTGCCACCGTGCTGGTCCTCAACCCCGATCGTACGGTCCGCGGATCCGTCCTCACGAACGAGGAGGGGTGGTTCGCCCTGCGAACGAGCCCCGGCAGGTTTGTCCTGCGAGTGGAGCGGGCTGGCTACGCGACCACCGCCTCCAGGGAGCTCCCGCTGACCGGGAGCGATACGCTCGATTTTGCCGTCCGGATGCCGCTCCGGCCGACAACACTCGAGGCCGTCACGGTGACGACGCGGGGACCGCCCCTCGACCCGAGCGGATTCTTCACCCGCCGCGACGCTATCGCGGGAACCTTCCTGGGACCGTACGAGGTGGAGCGTCGGCACCCGAACACCCCCGCCGATCTGCTGACCGACATTCCCGGGTTCCAGATCATACCCGGAATGGGGGGGAGTCGTGTGCTGATGACCGGACGTAATCGTTATTGTGAGCCGACCGTCTACGTCGACGGGCGACTCGCCTACCGGGGAACCCAGACCTCGCGTCTGCACGAGAGGAGTGACGAGGACGGGGTGTTCCTCGAATCGCTGGTGAACGCCAACGCCATTCGGGCCGTCGAGGCGTATCAAAGCGGGGCCACCGCACCGGCGCAGTTCCGCCCGGTGGGGCCGATCGGCGGCGGAGATTGTGGCGTGCTCGTCTTCTGGACCCGGCTGGGGCTGGGGTTGGGGTGGTGA
- a CDS encoding arylesterase: protein MMESIGRQLLAILALAVMIGCGGDGRNSTSAAGSDSAAGGAASAAAVATDERSTVLVLGTSLTAGLGLQPEDAYPALLQERVDSVGLPFRIVNAGVSGETSAGALRRLDWLMRQDFEILVLETGANDMLRGMDLDSTRANIQAIVDRVRAERPEAEIVLAGMLAPPNLGREYTDRFREMYVELAEENDLALIPFLLRGVGGVPEMNQADGIHPNEEGARVVADNVWEVLGPILREWAGALSTAPADAGERHGGSGPGAP, encoded by the coding sequence ATGATGGAATCGATCGGGCGCCAGCTTCTGGCAATTCTCGCACTGGCGGTGATGATCGGCTGCGGGGGAGACGGGCGCAACAGCACCTCCGCGGCCGGTTCCGACAGCGCCGCCGGCGGCGCCGCCTCGGCGGCAGCCGTCGCGACGGACGAGCGCAGCACAGTCCTCGTTCTCGGCACCAGCCTCACCGCCGGGTTGGGGCTGCAGCCGGAAGACGCCTATCCGGCCCTCCTCCAGGAGCGGGTCGACTCCGTTGGTCTGCCCTTCCGGATCGTCAACGCCGGTGTGAGCGGCGAAACATCGGCGGGAGCCCTGCGGCGCCTCGATTGGCTGATGCGGCAGGATTTCGAGATCCTCGTGCTGGAGACCGGCGCCAACGACATGCTGCGCGGTATGGACCTCGACTCCACCCGGGCGAACATCCAGGCGATCGTGGATCGGGTGCGCGCTGAACGGCCGGAGGCGGAGATCGTCCTGGCGGGAATGCTCGCGCCTCCGAATCTGGGGAGGGAGTACACCGATCGCTTCCGGGAGATGTATGTGGAGCTGGCCGAAGAGAACGACCTCGCCCTCATCCCGTTCCTTCTGCGAGGGGTGGGCGGGGTCCCCGAGATGAACCAGGCCGACGGCATTCACCCGAACGAGGAAGGCGCGCGCGTGGTGGCTGACAACGTCTGGGAGGTGCTCGGGCCGATCCTGCGCGAGTGGGCGGGCGCCCTGTCCACCGCCCCGGCCGATGCCGGAGAACGGCACGGAGGCTCTGGTCCGGGGGCGCCTTGA
- a CDS encoding ABC transporter ATP-binding protein, with the protein MLIAEDLEKSYRSEGRSLTVLRGVNLRVHEGDFVAVLGPSGSGKTTLLGLLAGLDAPTRGRVVLAGTDLGTLTEDERARFRRHNVGFVFQSFQLIPSLTARENVQVPLELRGEDGARERAAELLARVGLADRLDHYPAQLSGGEQQRVALARAFVHEPRILFADEPTGNLDAATGGAIISLLETMNREAGTTLVLVTHDLDLAARARRTIRLADGVVVADTVAG; encoded by the coding sequence ATGCTGATCGCCGAAGACCTGGAAAAGAGCTATCGCAGCGAAGGTCGCTCGCTCACCGTCCTGCGGGGAGTCAACCTGCGTGTGCACGAAGGAGACTTCGTCGCCGTGCTTGGCCCCTCCGGTAGCGGCAAGACCACGCTGCTCGGCCTGCTGGCGGGGCTGGACGCGCCCACGCGCGGCAGGGTGGTGCTGGCCGGAACGGACCTCGGCACGCTCACCGAGGACGAGCGCGCGCGTTTCCGCCGCCACAACGTCGGCTTCGTGTTCCAGTCGTTCCAGCTGATCCCGTCGCTCACGGCGCGCGAAAACGTCCAGGTGCCGCTCGAGCTGCGAGGGGAGGACGGAGCGCGCGAGCGGGCGGCGGAGCTCCTGGCCCGGGTCGGACTGGCCGATCGTCTGGACCACTATCCCGCCCAGCTCTCCGGGGGCGAGCAGCAGCGCGTGGCGCTCGCGCGGGCTTTCGTCCACGAGCCCCGTATTCTGTTCGCGGACGAGCCCACCGGCAACCTGGACGCCGCCACCGGTGGAGCGATCATCTCTCTGCTGGAGACGATGAACCGGGAAGCGGGAACGACGCTCGTCCTGGTAACACACGACCTGGATCTGGCGGCACGGGCGCGGAGAACGATCCGCCTGGCCGACGGCGTGGTAGTGGCCGACACGGTCGCGGGATGA
- a CDS encoding FtsX-like permease family protein, with product MRLSHVFALAWRESRFARRRLLLFLSAISLGVAALVAVQGFSRSLERGVRNESKALLGADAELASRQPFGPRTRALLDSLEAADVPVAEVTSFASMALLPRTGGTRLAQVRAAEPGYPFYGVIETNPPGRWGELHDGRRALADPALIAALGAREGDSISVGSTRFELIGALARVPGDVEIASSFAPRLYIPAQYLDETGLIDFGSRIDYAAYIRLDQSEVVEAMLEGHREEFRAERVRSETAAEQQRDVSRALSRLSSYLGLVGIFALLLGGIGVASAMGAYIAEKVDTVAVLRCLGATAGQVLAIYVAQAAVMGLAGAAIGAAVGGGIQWVLPRLAAELLPVQAAVSVDGRSIAVGVGIGLWTAVLFALLPLLRVRGVSPLGALRRRVDPIPPAPRDLARWSLWGALAGSVLLLISWQVASFRAGAGLAAGVAGTLLLLTALAGAIIRAVRRAPRQALAYPQRQGLANLYRPGNQTRTVTVALGFGVFLLATLVLIQHSLLLPLRTDASADRSNLLFWDVQDDQRPALEALLTERGLPVTRRAPIIPMRIAAIRGEEVEELQRDEDETAEEGGVAEEGEAVADGEEGRRPRRWALRREYRSTYREEVGPAEAMASGRWWEGEGAADGDGVYPVSLEVEIAGDLGVDIGDRIDWDVQGVRIPTRVASLREVDWARFEPNFFAVFPPAALRGAPQTWVVLSRAESAEERAAIQRDVVVQFPNVAALDLTEIQAALDEVLGQVAAVIRFLAAFSIATGFVVLLGAISTTRLQRIRESVLLKTIGATRGQIGAILFTEYLLLGLLSAVTGILLAIAAAWGVCRWFLDAEFEPVFTPLLVLAVGVTGLAVLVGLWASREVFARTPLEAIREE from the coding sequence ATGAGGCTCTCGCACGTCTTCGCCCTCGCCTGGCGTGAGAGCCGCTTCGCCCGGCGGCGCCTCCTGCTCTTTCTCTCGGCAATCTCGCTCGGCGTGGCCGCCCTGGTGGCCGTGCAGGGCTTCTCGCGCAGCCTGGAGCGCGGGGTCCGGAACGAGTCCAAGGCGCTGCTCGGGGCCGACGCGGAGCTGGCGTCGCGGCAACCGTTCGGACCCCGCACCCGGGCGCTGCTCGATTCTCTGGAGGCCGCGGATGTGCCGGTCGCGGAGGTCACCTCCTTCGCCTCGATGGCGCTCCTCCCCCGGACTGGAGGGACCCGGCTCGCGCAGGTGCGGGCCGCCGAGCCGGGCTACCCCTTCTACGGGGTGATCGAGACCAACCCGCCGGGGCGCTGGGGCGAGTTGCACGACGGGCGACGCGCGCTTGCCGATCCAGCTCTGATTGCCGCCCTGGGGGCGCGCGAGGGTGACTCCATCAGCGTGGGCTCCACGCGTTTCGAGCTGATCGGAGCTCTCGCGCGCGTTCCAGGCGATGTGGAGATCGCCTCCTCCTTCGCTCCCCGCCTCTACATCCCCGCGCAGTATCTCGACGAAACGGGGCTCATCGACTTCGGCAGCCGGATCGACTACGCAGCCTACATCCGCCTCGATCAGTCCGAGGTGGTCGAGGCCATGCTGGAGGGACACCGGGAGGAGTTTCGGGCCGAGCGCGTACGGAGCGAGACCGCCGCCGAGCAGCAGCGCGACGTCTCCCGGGCGCTGAGCCGTCTCTCTTCCTACCTCGGATTGGTAGGCATCTTCGCCCTCCTCCTGGGTGGCATCGGGGTGGCGAGCGCGATGGGCGCATACATCGCGGAGAAGGTGGACACGGTGGCCGTGCTGCGCTGTCTGGGGGCGACGGCGGGCCAGGTTCTGGCGATCTACGTGGCCCAGGCGGCGGTGATGGGCCTGGCCGGCGCGGCCATCGGAGCCGCGGTCGGCGGTGGAATCCAGTGGGTTCTGCCGCGTCTCGCTGCCGAGCTGCTCCCGGTGCAGGCAGCCGTGTCCGTAGACGGCAGGTCGATCGCGGTCGGGGTGGGGATCGGGCTGTGGACAGCCGTTCTCTTCGCCCTCCTCCCGCTCCTGCGGGTGCGAGGCGTCTCTCCTCTCGGGGCACTTCGGAGGCGAGTCGATCCGATCCCGCCGGCGCCCCGCGATCTGGCGCGGTGGAGCCTCTGGGGAGCGCTCGCGGGCAGCGTGCTCCTGCTCATTTCCTGGCAGGTGGCCAGCTTTCGCGCGGGGGCGGGCCTGGCGGCGGGGGTCGCCGGCACCCTGCTCCTGCTGACGGCGCTCGCCGGGGCCATCATCCGCGCCGTCCGCCGCGCACCGCGGCAGGCGCTCGCCTACCCGCAGCGGCAGGGTCTCGCCAACCTGTACCGACCGGGTAACCAGACTCGCACCGTCACCGTGGCCCTGGGCTTCGGTGTCTTCCTGCTCGCGACCCTGGTGCTGATCCAACACAGCCTGCTGCTGCCGCTGCGCACGGATGCCTCTGCCGATCGCTCCAACCTGCTCTTCTGGGACGTGCAGGACGATCAACGCCCCGCGTTGGAGGCGCTGCTGACCGAGCGGGGTCTGCCGGTCACGCGTAGGGCCCCGATCATCCCCATGCGCATCGCCGCGATCCGGGGAGAGGAGGTGGAGGAGCTTCAGCGCGACGAGGACGAAACCGCTGAGGAGGGAGGGGTGGCCGAGGAGGGCGAAGCGGTGGCCGATGGGGAGGAGGGAAGAAGGCCGCGGCGCTGGGCGCTGCGCCGGGAGTATCGCTCCACCTACCGCGAGGAGGTCGGCCCCGCGGAGGCGATGGCCTCAGGGCGATGGTGGGAGGGGGAAGGGGCGGCCGACGGTGACGGCGTGTACCCGGTGTCCCTGGAAGTGGAGATCGCCGGCGACCTGGGGGTGGACATCGGCGATCGCATCGACTGGGACGTGCAGGGGGTCAGGATTCCCACGCGCGTCGCCTCCCTGCGCGAGGTAGACTGGGCGCGCTTCGAGCCGAACTTCTTCGCCGTGTTCCCGCCCGCCGCCTTGCGCGGGGCTCCGCAGACGTGGGTGGTCCTCAGCCGGGCGGAGAGCGCCGAGGAGCGCGCCGCGATACAGCGCGACGTGGTCGTGCAATTTCCCAACGTGGCCGCGCTCGATCTCACTGAGATCCAGGCCGCGCTGGACGAGGTGCTCGGGCAGGTGGCGGCGGTGATCCGCTTCCTGGCGGCGTTCTCCATCGCCACCGGGTTCGTGGTCCTGCTGGGCGCGATCTCCACGACCCGGCTACAAAGGATCCGGGAGAGCGTCCTGCTGAAGACGATTGGAGCCACCCGCGGCCAGATCGGCGCGATCCTGTTCACGGAATATCTGCTGCTGGGCCTGCTGTCTGCGGTCACCGGAATCCTGCTCGCGATCGCCGCCGCCTGGGGTGTGTGCCGCTGGTTCCTGGACGCCGAGTTCGAGCCGGTCTTCACCCCGCTCCTGGTTCTGGCGGTCGGGGTGACGGGCCTGGCGGTGCTGGTCGGCCTCTGGGCAAGCCGGGAGGTCTTCGCGCGGACGCCGCTGGAGGCGATCCGCGAGGAATGA
- a CDS encoding PQQ-dependent sugar dehydrogenase, which translates to MRINRWGLLPLLVAGVAACAGEGETAQTESAQTTAGTSAQCEPLEKREANAPDQSPAFPGQTRACGVQSNVDFQVTVLATGLEHPWSVEPLPDGDLLVTERPGRMRIISATGEVGEPVRGIPAVFAEGQGGLLDVALSPNFESDRTIFWSFSEPREEGKNATSVARGVLSEDRNAVENVQVIFRSLPAYNGRNHFGSRLAFGPDGMLYVTTGERSDAPMREHAQRLDGHLGKVMRIRPDGSAPDDNPFVGQEDAQPEIWTLGHRNVQAAAFDPQGRLWTVEHGTRGGDELNLIEKGNNYGWPVQAYGIEYNGDPLPGVPQPEDGNYVQPVYYWDPVIGPSGAQWYTGDAFPEWQGSLFIGAMRETRLVRLTIDGDRVTGEEHLLADRGQRVRDVRQGPDGLLYLVTDEDNGELWKIEPRQ; encoded by the coding sequence ATGCGAATCAACCGTTGGGGTTTGCTGCCCCTGCTGGTCGCGGGCGTGGCGGCCTGCGCCGGAGAGGGTGAGACCGCGCAGACCGAGTCCGCCCAGACGACTGCCGGGACCTCTGCGCAGTGCGAGCCTCTGGAGAAGAGGGAGGCGAACGCACCCGACCAATCGCCCGCCTTCCCCGGCCAGACCCGCGCCTGCGGGGTTCAGTCCAACGTTGACTTCCAGGTCACGGTCCTGGCGACGGGACTGGAGCACCCCTGGTCCGTCGAGCCGCTGCCGGATGGCGATCTGCTGGTGACCGAGCGCCCGGGGCGCATGCGTATCATCTCCGCGACCGGAGAGGTGGGCGAGCCGGTTCGCGGGATTCCCGCCGTGTTTGCGGAAGGGCAGGGCGGCCTGCTGGACGTGGCGCTCAGCCCGAATTTCGAGAGCGACCGCACGATCTTCTGGAGCTTCAGCGAGCCGCGTGAGGAAGGGAAGAACGCCACCAGCGTTGCGCGCGGCGTACTCTCCGAGGACCGCAACGCCGTCGAGAACGTCCAGGTCATCTTCCGTTCGCTGCCGGCGTACAACGGGCGCAACCATTTCGGCTCGCGCCTCGCCTTCGGGCCAGACGGGATGCTCTACGTGACCACGGGCGAGCGGTCCGATGCCCCCATGCGGGAGCACGCGCAACGCCTCGATGGACACCTCGGAAAGGTGATGCGGATACGGCCGGACGGCTCCGCTCCGGACGACAACCCCTTCGTCGGGCAGGAGGATGCGCAGCCGGAGATCTGGACGCTGGGTCACCGCAACGTCCAGGCGGCCGCGTTCGATCCACAGGGTCGGCTATGGACGGTCGAGCACGGTACGCGCGGCGGGGACGAGCTCAACCTGATCGAGAAGGGGAACAACTACGGCTGGCCGGTCCAGGCCTACGGGATCGAGTACAACGGCGACCCCCTCCCCGGCGTGCCGCAGCCGGAGGACGGTAACTACGTCCAGCCCGTGTACTACTGGGATCCGGTCATCGGCCCCTCGGGCGCGCAGTGGTACACCGGGGACGCATTCCCCGAGTGGCAGGGGAGCCTGTTCATCGGAGCGATGCGCGAGACGCGGCTGGTTCGGCTGACGATCGACGGCGATCGCGTGACCGGGGAGGAGCATCTGCTCGCCGACCGCGGGCAGCGGGTCCGCGACGTCCGGCAGGGTCCCGACGGGCTGCTCTACCTGGTGACCGACGAGGACAACGGCGAGCTCTGGAAGATCGAGCCGCGACAATAG
- a CDS encoding HAD family hydrolase, giving the protein MKAPEALLFDLDGTLVNTYRLYLEAYRRAVAPVLGREPTLEEIAARTPSAERRFLMEWVGEEHADRCHDDLCRHYAELLGALGRGPYEGVREMLTALTSAGYPLGIVTGKGRRIWELTEPWVGGHHFEVVITEDDVAHPKPHPEGLILAAERLAIPPAKVAYIGDSLSDLAAGREAGMAVGAALWPKTDAEDRESFLAAVPRYAPDWLFESPADVTRRFASWC; this is encoded by the coding sequence ATGAAAGCGCCCGAAGCCCTGCTGTTCGACCTCGACGGAACGCTCGTCAACACCTACCGCCTCTACCTGGAGGCGTACCGGCGGGCGGTCGCACCCGTTCTTGGCCGTGAACCGACCCTCGAGGAGATTGCCGCGCGCACCCCCTCGGCCGAGCGGCGCTTTCTCATGGAGTGGGTGGGCGAGGAGCACGCCGACCGCTGTCACGACGACCTCTGCAGACACTACGCGGAGCTGCTAGGCGCCCTCGGACGGGGACCGTACGAGGGCGTCCGCGAGATGCTGACGGCGCTCACCTCCGCCGGGTACCCCCTGGGCATCGTCACCGGCAAGGGGAGACGTATCTGGGAGCTGACCGAACCGTGGGTGGGCGGTCACCACTTCGAGGTCGTGATCACCGAGGACGACGTGGCGCACCCGAAACCGCATCCTGAGGGCCTGATCCTCGCCGCCGAGCGGTTGGCGATCCCCCCCGCGAAGGTGGCCTACATCGGCGATTCGCTTTCCGACCTGGCGGCGGGTCGGGAGGCAGGCATGGCAGTGGGTGCCGCCCTCTGGCCGAAGACCGATGCCGAAGACCGCGAGTCCTTCCTTGCGGCGGTGCCCCGGTACGCACCCGACTGGCTGTTCGAGAGCCCGGCCGATGTGACTCGCCGTTTCGCCTCGTGGTGCTGA
- a CDS encoding phosphatase domain-containing protein, producing the protein MRRGLRAVTRVLGELESAIDWMRYRRRGSGPYRIVPYRGHGTSDTLFVRGRVLQGHPIPPASEHDSAWRNLANTIRRLETDEVPAARLRARAGDASLEVVADEEGYFELQLDAHTFTAGREVWRTVQLELLDPLAEDQPPVVAEAPVLVPPRESQFGVISDIDDTVVKTDVTNLLRMLRLVFLTNARTRLPFEGVAAFYRALHRGDAGDVTNPIFYVSSSPWNLYDLLHEVFEVHGIPAGPLFLKDYGIAKEVLLSLGHREHKLRSIEHILETHATLPFVLVGDSGQKDPEIYREVAERYPGRILAIYIREVAVSEERAAELEALKAELAGMGVEMILAADTVTAARHAVSIDLIDEASLSEIIGEKRREQQRPGPIESAVKK; encoded by the coding sequence ATGCGAAGAGGGTTGCGGGCGGTAACACGGGTGCTCGGCGAGCTCGAGTCCGCCATCGACTGGATGAGGTATCGGCGACGAGGCTCAGGCCCGTACCGGATCGTTCCCTATCGCGGGCACGGCACCAGCGACACCCTCTTCGTTCGCGGCCGGGTACTCCAGGGCCACCCGATCCCTCCCGCCAGTGAGCATGATAGCGCCTGGCGCAACCTTGCGAACACGATTCGACGGCTGGAGACCGACGAAGTGCCCGCGGCGCGCCTTCGAGCGCGAGCCGGTGACGCCTCCCTCGAGGTCGTCGCCGACGAGGAGGGCTACTTCGAGCTTCAGCTCGACGCCCACACCTTCACGGCGGGTCGCGAAGTGTGGCGGACGGTGCAGCTGGAACTGCTCGATCCACTGGCCGAGGATCAGCCCCCGGTCGTCGCGGAGGCTCCGGTGCTGGTCCCTCCGCGAGAGTCGCAGTTCGGGGTGATCAGCGACATCGACGACACAGTCGTCAAGACGGATGTCACCAACCTGCTGCGGATGTTACGGTTGGTGTTTCTCACCAACGCCCGCACGCGGCTTCCCTTCGAGGGAGTAGCCGCCTTTTACCGCGCCCTGCACCGGGGCGACGCCGGCGACGTCACCAACCCGATCTTCTACGTCTCCAGCAGCCCGTGGAATCTCTATGACCTCCTGCACGAGGTCTTCGAGGTCCACGGGATTCCGGCGGGCCCCCTATTTCTCAAGGATTACGGCATCGCCAAGGAAGTGCTGCTCTCGCTGGGCCACCGCGAGCACAAACTGCGCTCCATCGAGCACATCCTCGAGACGCACGCAACCCTGCCCTTCGTGCTGGTGGGCGACAGCGGGCAGAAGGACCCCGAAATCTACCGCGAGGTGGCCGAGCGCTACCCCGGCCGCATCCTGGCTATCTACATCCGAGAGGTGGCTGTGTCCGAGGAGCGGGCCGCCGAACTGGAGGCGCTCAAGGCCGAGCTGGCCGGGATGGGCGTCGAGATGATCCTGGCTGCAGATACCGTGACCGCGGCGCGCCATGCGGTGTCGATCGACCTCATCGACGAAGCCTCGCTATCCGAGATCATCGGGGAAAAGCGCCGCGAACAGCAGCGGCCGGGACCCATCGAGAGCGCAGTCAAGAAGTAG